From a region of the Cyprinus carpio isolate SPL01 chromosome B21, ASM1834038v1, whole genome shotgun sequence genome:
- the LOC109058099 gene encoding protein transport protein Sec16A-like isoform X2 — protein MQPPPRTAPPGASGPPPPSGGPNAFRRTRPHKHGAAAAMTPAAPSTQPVTDPFAFGRQSFLPMAGGSQAPLTNSNPLPMQGPPLPGFNPMIPPQGTTPGAAQADSPGPPPRIFTPQPVPLGPTPSSNPLPAEPGYFNSQEPMAYIAQLPNPAPSFSSSSSNPPSTGPTPPVQSQTPFQSQPTPPLPSHWVPDHRSRPPSVQNYFQPTSDLPSQPFQAQAPPPLPSPHTARPVTQSQNQGQSAQPNVTGPAATHGSHFPAQNYFSQSGGPSEPWFNQNPQDPSQRACPVSYSEVPSDSGTISMFFRGNDVENEETLSGEGRVNGIQHPFHSTTEFSGPYLNDTGNIRAGAGPCDSVENQECVPNQEVLPSEPPPGHSFEGVPNLETPDTGPRLARSSSVSSSYSNVSHSSGHGPHSGSHIPRRQQGVVGTFIQQESPRPPDHPPLHPSTGGYFEQIDCNPAAEASPTFPTPSPPKPVGVFQASANSSFEPVRSHGVGVRPAEVDRARVVMEKGGCDMQPVNLEQPPDNLETIYLPERRPSSRAQGARRPIESPATTLWAQNDTASLGANILLAPAAPSLAATFVPAHPLEVIQPPEDGPLDLHPTKPDPQPPSENMEIPPDSTPQASLGYASLLVTSPPVEALNQPVLIAPPSSLVSSQNLSQPSNQTSPRETATPVHPPPQSSEINQMPQNSPPMNQPQPLFSQTLVNFSTSSTQGILNLAQETKDVQPSVQAPRPVLSRAQSLRSDNQYLPPSVSQAQTSAPATSHNESSNYELLDFSMHQPQSMNQAVPAVSQSAHPAGLVNNTHGFYLQVTKDAQQGGQSDSEPLPLQQISNPPRPSSNQPNNDPTHTSYPAHPPPAQHQPPPQFPPAQSGAPPGSGFASYPPQSGNSAPQPLQEPQRPSSSLGGQSGYGAPPAMPPGPGYAGYYPGPYPEYQNGRPPYPPQYPMDPRSQSYYQDDPYRRGDPRYGWYDGQNPGYREAERQPERPSSRTSQYSDRPNSRQGYQEDLSRPSRSAYDDYYANYYKRQYDAYGDRSRWYDPNAAYDPRYRAYYDQAYGWYYGDAYYNQQYQNRKEGYDDPWRYYPGYDSSFDDECRRREPYVDDFDRRSVHSEQSAHSVHSSHSRRSSFSSRSQQSQVYRSQPDLVNAAYDATGMTFPADYTYSQYPNPSDTVDYSQIPYSTDNTWTAPEQPPPRPLTPEKFSVPHRCARFGPAGQLILVQPNLPSAGQPTLVEIHSMETILQDSPEQSEMRSFPGPLVKEETHKVDVIKFAQNKAQECLRNDDLIDKDSAYLIWEFIVLLCRQNGTVVGTDIADLLLKEHRSVWLPGKSPNEANLIDFNNEAIEHAEEEEAGPISLLSDTLMGVPENVGKETERFRELLLFGRKKDALESAMKNGLWGHALLLASKMDNRTHARVMTRFANSLPINDPLQTVYQLMSGRMPAAATCCGDEKWGDWRPHLAMMLSNLTHTLDLDTRTISTMGDTLASKGLVDAAHFCYLMAQVGFGVYTKKSTKMVLIGSNHSLPFLKFCSSEAIQRTESYEYAQSLCSQPLSLPNFQVFKFIYACRLAEAGLCAQAFHYCEVISRTLLSLPEYYSAVFISQLIQMSLRLRFFDPQLKERPEQELFIEPDWLLHLRQLDGQIKDGAITLRADRSTPQLYPCSTPSSEDQCSQSDLSTLNPDPHNPLMTSLLPPAGVQLMPPAPPTILQDGAVPLQQAPPQGESVPFYPIAPGPPQPNFAAPFHPEMHEQYMPMPPQQIPQQMPHQMPPQFPTYSPAEMPPQMPPGMPPQMPPPMPGAEHGSIPSSPQQFPQSSPTFTAPPPQGKDFYEMARMGPGRRSRSTSQSSVQLTSGRRSRTTSESSNHSGREHSSSLVNQGSPPPPPIPEAPPQDEPKKTKKDSPKKGASGGWLTWLYPKRKNEAHLPDDKNKSIVWDEKKQKWVNLDEPEEESKPPPPPPTGFPKAPMGGMVPPGVGGPAGGPPVNMFSRRAGTKSRYVDVLNPGRRGSKPAAVVPPPADLFAPLAPMAMPANLFTPAAALDEQQQPMEGSVPDAGGENTEQTSATVPQMFNPNALPPGPEGTQSGELSRSSSMSSLSREVSQHLNQVPAQPPMQGAPPAGGVTFYNPSQFAQSVPTSRARSGRLGQRGYPTIK, from the exons CGCCCACCTTCTGTTCAGAACTACTTTCAGCCAACTAGTGATCTCCCATCTCAGCCTTTTCAAGCTCAAGCCCCACCTCCTTTGCCCTCTCCCCACACAGCCCGACCAGTGACGCAATCTCAGAATCAAGGTCAGTCAGCTCAGCCAAATGTTACTGGGCCTGCTGCAACTCATGGGAGTCATTTCCCGGCTCAGAATTACTTCAGTCAGTCAGGTGGACCCTCAGAGCCATGGTTCAATCAAAACCCACAGGATCCATCTCAGCGTGCCTGTCCTGTCTCCTACTCTGAAGTTCCCAGTGATTCCGGAACTATCTCAATGTTCTTTAGGGGCAATGATGTTGAAAATGAAGAAACTCTGTCAGGTGAGGGACGTGTAAATGGGATTCAACACCCTTTCCATTCGACAACTGAGTTCTCTGGTCCATATTTGAATGACACTGGTAACATTCGAGCTGGGGCAGGACCATGTGATTCTGTGGAGAATCAGGAATGTGTTCCAAACCAGGAAGTACTGCCTAGTGAGCCTCCTCCAGGCCATTCCTTTGAGGGGGTGCCTAATTTGGAGACACCTGACACTGGTCCTCGTCTTGCACGCTCTTCAAGTGTTTCATCCAGCTACAGTAATGTCAGTCACAGCAGTGGTCACGGTCCTCACAGTGGCAGCCACATCCCTCGGCGACAGCAAGGTGTTGTGGGAACATTTATCCAACAGGAAAGTCCCCGCCCACCAGATCACCCTCCTTTGCATCCCTCCACTGGTGGATATTTTGAACAGATAGACTGCAACCCAGCTGCAGAGGCAAGTCCTACTTTCCCAACTCCTAGCCCACCTAAACCAGTAGGTGTGTTCCAAGCAAGTGCAAATTCTTCCTTTGAGCCTGTTCGCTCACATGGTGTAGGAGTTCGACCTGCTGAGGTTGATCGTGCACGTGTGGTCATGGAAAAGGGTGGATGTGACATGCAGCCTGTCAACCTAGAACAACCCCCAGACAACTTGGAGACCATTTACTTACCGGAACGCCGACCCTCATCTCGAGCTCAGGGAGCACGACGCCCCATTGAGAGTCCTGCTACTACACTCTGGGCTCAAAATGACACTGCCAGTCTAGGTGCTAACATACTGTTAGCCCCTGCAGCGCCCTCTCTGGCTGCAACATTTGTTCCAGCACATCCCTTGGAAGTCATCCAGCCACCGGAGGATGGCCCTCTTGATTTGCATCCAACAAAGCCAGATCCACAGCCTCCCTCTGAAAACATGGAAATTCCCCCAGACTCCACACCTCAGGCAAGTTTGGGATATGCCTCCTTGCTGGTAACCTCGCCTCCCGTTGAGGCCCTGAACCAGCCTGTGTTGATTGCGCCACCTTCCAGTTTGGTTTCCTCTCAAAACCTCTCACAACCCTCCAATCAGACAAGTCCTCGAGAGACAGCAACACCTGTGCACCCACCACCTCAGTCTTCTGAGATCAATCAAATGCCTCAGAATTCCCCTCCAATGAATCAGCCACAGCCTCTTTTCTCTCAGACACTAGTAAACTTCAGCACTTCTTCCACTCAAGGTATCTTGAATCTAGCACAAGAGACAAAAGATGTTCAGCCCTCTGTTCAAGCACCCCGACCCGTTCTCTCAAGGGCTCAGTCTCTTAGAAGTGATAACCAGTATCTTCCGCCTTCTGTTTCTCAAGCTCAGACTTCTGCCCCTGCCACCAGTCACAATGAATCTTCAAATTATGAGCTGCTTGATTTTTCTATGCATCAACCACAGTCCATGAATCAGGCAGTCCCAGCTGTCTCTCAGTCTGCCCATCCTGCGGGCTTGGTGAATAACACACACGGCTTTTACCTGCAGGTCACCAAAGATGCACAGCAGGGTGGGCAGTCTGACAGCGAACCTCTGCCCCTTCAGCAGATCTCTAACCCCCCACGACCCTCCAGCAACCAACCCAACAATGATCCGACTCACACCTCCTACCCTGCCCATCCACCTCCAGCTCAACACCAGCCTCCTCCACAGTTCCCTCCAGCTCAATCTGGTGCCCCTCCTGGATCTGGATTTGCCTCTTACCCACCCCAGTCTGGGAACTCTGCCCCCCAGCCACTTCAAGAACCCCAAAGACCTTCTTCATCTCTAGGTGGTCAGTCAGGCTACGGTGCTCCTCCTGCGATGCCACCTGGTCCGGGATATGCAGGGTACTACCCAGGACCCTACCCTGAGTACCAGAATGGAAGACCGCCTTATCCACCCCAGTACCCTATGGATCCCAGATCTCAAAGTTACTATCAG GATGATCCCTACCGTAGAGGAGATCCGCGATACGGCTGGTATGATGGACAAAATCCTGGTTACCGGGAAGCTGAACGTCAACCAGAGAGGCCAAGTTCTAGAACCAGCCAATACTCAGACAGACCCAATTCCAG ACAGGGGTATCAAGAAGACCTTTCTAGACCCAGCCGTAGTGCCTATGATGACTACTATGCAAACTACTATAAAAGACAGTATGATGCCTATGGAG ataGGAGCAGGTGGTATGATCCAAATGCTGCTTATGATCCACGCTACAGAGCCTACTATGACCAAGCATATGGCTGGTACTATGGAGATGCCTACTACAACCAACAATATCAAAACAG AAAAGAGGGCTATGATGATCCATGGCGGTATTACCCTGGCTATGACTCTAGCTTTGATGATGAGTGCCGCAGACGCGAGCCATACGTCGACGATTTTGATCGCCGTTCGGTTCACAGTGAACAGTCAGCACACAGTGTGCATTCATCACACAGTCGGCGCAGTAGCTTCAGCTCACGGTCACAACAG AGTCAAGTGTATAGAAGTCAACCAGATTTGGTCAATGCAGCCTATGATGCCACTGGTATGACTTTTCCAGCGGATTACACCTACAGCCAGTATCCTAACCCTTCAGATACTGTAGATTACAGTCAGATTCCTTACTCTACCGACAACACCTGGACTGCCCCAGAGCAGC ctccTCCAAGGCCGTTGACCCCAGAGAAGTTTTCTGTTCCTCATCGCTGTGCTCGGTTTGGTCCTGCTGGTCAGCTGATCCTTGTCCAACCCAACCTGCCCTCTGCTGGTCAGCCTACACTTGTGGAAATCCACAGTATGGAG ACAATACTGCAGGATTCTCCAGAGCAGTCAGAAATGCGTTCGTTCCCTGGCCCGCTCGTCAA AGAGGAGACTCATAAGGTGGATGTCATAAAGTTTGCTCAGAACAAAGCCCAAGAGTGTTTGCGAAATGATGACCTCATCGACAAAGACTCCGCCTACCTCATCTGGGAGTTCATTGTGCTGCTGTGCCGCCAAAATGGG aCTGTAGTGGGCACAGACATCGCTGACCTGTTGCTAAAGGAGCATCGCTCTGTCTGGTTGCCGGGAAAATCACCCAATGAGGCTAATCTTATTGACTTCAACAACGAAGCAATAGAGCATGCCGAGGAGGAAGAGGCGGGGCCAATATCCCTTCTTTCAGACACTTTAATGGGCGTGCCAGAGAATGTTGGCAAGGAGACAGAGCGTTTCAGAGAACTTCTACTATTCGGCCGCAAGAAG gACGCTCTGGAGTCTGCTATGAAGAATGGCCTGTGGGGTCACGCGCTGTTATTGGCCAGTAAGATGGACAACAGAACACACGCCCGTGTCATGACCAG ATTTGCCAACAGCCTGCCTATTAACGACCCTCTTCAGACGGTGTACCAGCTCATGTCAGGACGAATGCCAGCTGCTGCTACT TGTTGCGGAGATGAGAAATGGGGCGACTGGCGACCTCACCTGGCCATGATGCTTTCCAACCTCACACACACTCTGGATCTTGACACCCGCACCATTTCCACCATGGGGGACACTTTAG CATCTAAAGGTCTAGTAGATGCAGCCCATTTCTGTTACCTGATGGCTCAAGTGGGTTTCGGCGTGTACACCAAGAAAAGTACCAAGATGGTCCTTATCGGCTCCAATCACAG CTTGCCATTTTTGAAGTTCTGCTCATCAGAGGCGATTCAGCGGACAGAATCGTATGAATACGCTCAGTCTCTTTGCTCTCAGCCTCTCTCTCTGCCAAACTTCCAG GTGTTCAAGTTCATCTACGCGTGTCGACTGGCGGAGGCGGGACTCTGTGCTCAGGCCTTCCATTACTGTGAGGTCATCTCGCGCACCCTGCTGAGCTTACCTGAGTACTACTCAGCTGTGTTCATCAGTCAGCTCATACAG ATGTCTCTGAGGTTGAGGTTTTTTGACCCTCAGCTGAAGGAGAGACCAGAGCAGGAGTTGTTTATAGAGCCTGATTGGTTACTGCATCTTAGACAACTAGATGGACAgatcaag GATGGTGCGATCACCTTACGTGCAGATCGCAGCACCCCACAGCTTTATCCCTGCAGTACACCCAGTTCAGAAGACCAGTGCAGCCAATCTGACCTCTCGACTCTGAATCCTGATCCCCACAATCCTCTCATGACCTCCCTTTTGCCCCCAGCTGGTGTTCAACTCATGCCACCAG CTCCTCCCACTATTCTTCAGGATGGGGCGGTTCCTCTTCAGCAGGCCCCTCCTCAGGGTGAAAGTGTTCCATTCTACCCAATTGCCCCGGGGCCACCACAGCCAAACTTTGCAGCACCGTTCCACCCTGAAATGCATGAGCAATACATGCCCATGCCACCCCAACAAATACCACAGCAAATGCCCCATCAAATGCCCCCACAATTTCCGACGTACAGCCCTGCAGAAATGCCTCCACAGATGCCACCAGGAATGCCACCTCAGATGCCCCCGCCAATGCCAGGGGCTGAACATGGCTCCATCCCTTCCTCTCCTCAGCAGTTTCCCCAGTCGTCTCCCACGTTCACTGCCCCTCCTCCACAAGGGAAGGACTTCTATGAAATGGCACGCATG ggcCCAGGCAGAAGATCAAGAAGCACTTCACAGTCGTCAGTGCAACTG ACATCAGGTCGTCGGTCTCGCACAACGTCGGAATCATCCAATCATTCTGGACGAGAGCACAGCAGTTCTCTAGTCAATCAGGGCTCTCCACCCCCGCCTCCTATCCCAGAGGCTCCACCACAGGACGAACCCAAGAAGACCAAGAAAGACTCTCCCAAAAAA GGAGCGAGTGGCGGCTGGCTGACCTGGCTGTATCCAAAACGAAAAAACGAAGCACATCTGCCAGACGACAAGAACAAATCT ATTGTGTGGGATGAAAAGAAGCAGAAATGGGTGAACCTGGATGAGCCAGAGGAGGAG AGCAAACCCCCTCCTCCTCCACCCACCGGCTTCCCCAAAGCTCCAATGGGCGGGATGGTGCCACCAGGAGTGGGTGGTCCAGCAGGGGGTCCACCAGTGAATATGTTCTCCAGGAGAGCAG gcacTAAGAGCCGTTATGTGGATGTGTTGAATCCCGGTCGTAGAGGATCTAAACCGGCCGCTGTTGTACCGCCTCCTGCTGATCTATTTGCTCCTCTCGCACCCATGGCCATGCCAGCCAACCTCTTTACTCCAGCTGCAG CCCTAGATGAGCAGCAGCAGCCGATGGAGGGAAGCGTTCCAGACGCCGGTGGAGAAAACACAGAGCAGACTAGTGCCACAGTGCCACAG ATGTTTAATCCGAATGCTTTGCCTCCCGGCCCGGAGGGGACACAGTCTGGAGAG CTGTCACGTTCTAGCTCAATGAGTTCTCTATCACGAGAAGTGAGTCAGCATTTAAATCAG GTTCCTGCTCAGCCGCCAATGCAAGGAGCTCCGCCTGCAGGAGGCGTGACCTTTTATAACCCCTCCCAGTTTGCGCAG TCTGTTCCCACAAGCCGTGCTCGATCTGGTCGTCTGGGACAGAGAGGATACCCAACAATCAAATAA